The Nonlabens spongiae genome contains a region encoding:
- a CDS encoding IPExxxVDY family protein yields the protein MPSYTLIDWETEIEPYTLLGIHSTIEPYRLAYKINKHLKTQFSRTERDQDVTMPRYVSHYPVYKHVDTYENTTLYLIPNKFTGRLKETSSSFGLFDGTEVDEVKTVLLKEFQTVDFLLKIEKEEEFFPIKKWVNSLIEIPHVISAYKLDRFMIKNQDYLIFE from the coding sequence CCATCATACACCTTGATAGATTGGGAAACTGAAATTGAGCCTTATACGCTCTTAGGGATCCATTCAACCATTGAGCCATACAGGCTGGCATATAAGATCAATAAACATCTTAAAACCCAATTTTCTCGTACAGAACGCGATCAAGATGTAACGATGCCTCGTTATGTATCACACTATCCGGTTTACAAACATGTAGACACTTATGAGAATACGACCCTGTATCTTATTCCCAATAAATTTACAGGGCGGTTGAAAGAAACATCGAGCTCCTTTGGGTTATTTGATGGAACGGAAGTTGATGAAGTTAAGACAGTTCTCTTGAAAGAGTTCCAAACGGTCGATTTTTTACTGAAAATAGAGAAAGAGGAAGAGTTTTTTCCAATCAAAAAGTGGGTCAACAGTCTAATAGAAATTCCCCATGTCATAAGCGCCTACAAACTGGATCGCTTCATGATCAAAAATCAAGATTATTTAATATTTGAATAA
- the pyk gene encoding pyruvate kinase: MHHIKKTKIVATLGPATSTKEVLVGMMEAGVNVFRINFSHADHEAVKERVKMIRDINEEYGYSTGILGDLQGPKLRVGVMKEEVVVQPGDKITISTGEPFKGNADRVYMNYNQFPRDVKAGERILLDDGKLIFEVVSTDGEKDVVAKVIQGGPLRSKKGVNLPQTNISLPALTEKDVVDAKFACELQVDWMALSFVRHSRDLMELQDLIKEHSENKIPIVAKIEKPEAVKNIDKIVAYCDGLMVARGDLGVEIPAHEVPLIQKQLVLKAKKARIPVIIATQMMETMITSLTPTRAEVNDVANSVMDGADAVMLSGETSVGQYPIQVIEKMASICRSVEDSELISVPYEAPHIITKRYITKSVCYHAAKMADEIKANVITTMTSSGYTAFQISAWRPDAHILTFTNNRRILTQLSLLWGVKAFYYDKSESTDETIDDVNKFAQEKGFVSKGDYLINLVSMPVIEKGMVNTLRVSEVE, translated from the coding sequence ATGCATCACATCAAAAAAACAAAAATAGTAGCCACATTAGGACCCGCAACTTCTACTAAGGAGGTTTTGGTCGGGATGATGGAAGCTGGAGTAAATGTCTTTAGAATCAATTTTTCCCACGCAGACCATGAGGCGGTGAAGGAGCGTGTGAAAATGATACGCGATATTAATGAAGAATATGGTTATTCTACAGGTATACTAGGTGACTTGCAAGGTCCCAAATTGCGTGTAGGGGTCATGAAAGAAGAAGTTGTCGTACAGCCTGGAGATAAAATTACTATTTCAACGGGAGAGCCATTCAAAGGAAATGCAGATCGTGTTTATATGAACTATAATCAGTTCCCTAGGGATGTAAAAGCTGGCGAGCGGATACTGCTCGATGATGGTAAACTTATTTTTGAAGTTGTCTCAACCGATGGTGAAAAAGATGTGGTAGCCAAAGTTATTCAAGGTGGTCCATTACGTTCTAAAAAAGGGGTGAACCTACCGCAGACTAACATTTCCCTCCCGGCTCTTACTGAGAAGGATGTAGTCGATGCAAAATTTGCCTGCGAACTTCAAGTAGACTGGATGGCCTTATCTTTTGTAAGACACAGCCGTGATTTGATGGAGTTGCAGGATTTGATTAAGGAACACTCTGAGAATAAAATACCTATTGTCGCTAAGATCGAGAAGCCTGAGGCCGTTAAGAACATTGACAAAATCGTTGCTTATTGTGACGGACTTATGGTGGCTCGTGGAGATCTAGGAGTAGAAATTCCTGCGCATGAGGTTCCTTTGATTCAAAAGCAGCTGGTTTTAAAAGCTAAAAAAGCGCGTATCCCTGTTATTATCGCTACGCAAATGATGGAAACCATGATCACCAGCCTTACACCTACCCGTGCAGAGGTAAATGACGTGGCCAACTCGGTAATGGACGGAGCAGACGCGGTTATGTTGAGTGGAGAAACTTCAGTAGGGCAGTATCCTATTCAAGTGATTGAAAAAATGGCAAGTATATGCCGTTCTGTTGAGGATAGTGAGCTCATTTCTGTACCTTATGAGGCACCTCACATTATAACCAAAAGATATATCACTAAATCTGTCTGTTATCACGCGGCAAAAATGGCTGACGAGATTAAGGCAAACGTAATCACAACGATGACATCTTCGGGCTATACGGCATTTCAGATCAGCGCTTGGAGACCGGATGCACATATTTTGACATTTACAAATAATAGAAGGATTCTTACCCAACTTAGTCTTTTGTGGGGTGTTAAAGCCTTTTATTATGACAAAAGTGAGAGTACTGATGAAACCATAGATGATGTAAACAAATTTGCTCAAGAAAAAGGTTTTGTTTCTAAAGGTGACTACCTGATCAACTTAGTTTCTATGCCAGTAATTGAAAAAGGTATGGTAAACACCTTGAGAGTTTCTGAAGTAGAATAA
- the feoB gene encoding ferrous iron transport protein B, producing the protein MVDSINVALIGNPNTGKTSLFNRLTGLNQKVGNYPGITVEKKEGICKLDRGLKAHILDLPGTYSLNSSSLDESIVIETLLNKNDKDYPDVAVVVADVENLKRNLLLFTQIKDLQIPTILAVNMADRMDRKAISLDIELLEKELKTKVVLISSRKNEGIDDLKKAVINFKNYSAEACVDVTTIDQTYFDRLKKTFPDQLVYKLWLVITQDVNFGKIDDQRDLDKVKTKSFEIKSKTELKKMQHRETVLRYQFINNTLNKVLKIDIAKAKDLRSRLDRILIHKVWGYLIFFSILLLIFQAIYDWSGVPMDFIDESFASLSAWVNSILPSGPFTSLLAEGVIPGLGGIVIFIPQIAFLFLFIAILEESGYMSRVVFLMDHIMKKFGLSGKSVVPLVSGTACAIPAVMATRNIEDWKERLITILVVPFTTCSARLPVYLIIVALVIPEGTIAGGFLSYQALTLMGLYLLGFGTAIFSAWVLNKVLPIRRKAFFVMEMPAYKIPLFKNVVITVVEKTKSFVFGAGKIILAISIILWALASYGPGDQFSNAEQIVTEQYADQALSDEELDQRINSHKLEYSFIGYIGKAIEPAVRPLGYDWKIGIAIVSSFAAREVFVGTLATIYSVQGGEEDEATIKERMAAEQNPILGGPVFNFASGISLLLFYAFAMQCMSTLAIVKRETNGWKWPAVQFVGMTIIAYVAALGAYQILD; encoded by the coding sequence ATGGTTGATTCTATAAATGTTGCGCTGATCGGTAATCCTAATACCGGTAAAACATCTCTATTCAATAGGTTAACCGGTCTGAATCAGAAAGTCGGGAACTATCCCGGTATTACAGTTGAGAAGAAGGAAGGTATCTGTAAGCTGGATCGTGGGCTCAAAGCTCATATCCTCGATTTACCGGGAACTTATAGTTTGAATTCGAGTTCGCTGGATGAAAGCATCGTCATTGAAACCTTACTCAATAAAAACGACAAGGATTATCCAGATGTGGCCGTCGTTGTTGCCGATGTCGAGAATCTTAAAAGAAACCTGTTACTTTTCACACAGATCAAGGATTTACAAATCCCTACCATACTAGCCGTGAACATGGCTGACCGTATGGATAGAAAAGCAATCTCTCTTGATATTGAACTTCTTGAAAAAGAACTGAAAACTAAGGTGGTACTCATCAGCTCGAGGAAGAATGAGGGAATTGATGACCTTAAAAAGGCTGTCATCAATTTTAAAAACTATTCGGCAGAAGCTTGTGTGGATGTAACCACCATCGATCAAACATACTTTGACCGACTCAAAAAGACCTTCCCTGATCAACTGGTTTATAAATTATGGTTGGTCATAACTCAAGATGTCAATTTCGGGAAAATTGATGATCAGCGGGATCTTGATAAGGTGAAGACCAAATCTTTCGAGATCAAAAGCAAAACGGAGCTCAAGAAGATGCAGCACAGGGAGACCGTACTCAGGTATCAGTTTATCAATAATACCTTGAATAAGGTGCTTAAGATTGATATTGCAAAGGCAAAAGACCTTCGTTCTCGCTTGGATAGAATACTCATTCATAAGGTCTGGGGTTATTTGATTTTCTTCAGTATACTTTTACTCATTTTTCAAGCGATTTATGACTGGAGCGGCGTTCCCATGGATTTCATTGATGAATCATTTGCTAGTTTGAGCGCTTGGGTAAACAGCATTCTTCCATCGGGACCCTTTACCAGTCTACTTGCTGAAGGTGTTATTCCCGGCCTGGGAGGAATTGTGATTTTTATTCCTCAAATCGCTTTTCTGTTCTTGTTCATTGCCATTCTTGAAGAGAGTGGTTATATGAGTCGCGTGGTATTTCTCATGGATCACATCATGAAAAAATTTGGTCTGAGCGGTAAGAGTGTAGTACCTCTGGTTTCTGGAACGGCTTGTGCTATTCCGGCTGTGATGGCAACCAGAAATATTGAAGACTGGAAAGAACGACTGATCACGATTCTTGTGGTTCCTTTTACGACTTGTTCCGCGAGATTACCCGTTTACTTGATTATCGTTGCACTTGTCATTCCAGAAGGAACTATTGCGGGCGGTTTTCTAAGTTATCAAGCGCTTACACTTATGGGACTCTACTTGCTAGGGTTTGGTACCGCGATCTTTTCTGCTTGGGTGTTGAACAAAGTGTTGCCTATCAGGCGCAAAGCGTTCTTCGTAATGGAGATGCCAGCCTATAAGATTCCGCTGTTCAAGAATGTGGTCATTACCGTGGTGGAAAAGACCAAGAGTTTTGTTTTCGGAGCGGGTAAGATCATTCTCGCGATATCTATCATACTTTGGGCACTCGCCAGTTATGGACCGGGTGATCAGTTTTCAAACGCAGAGCAAATTGTCACTGAGCAATATGCAGATCAGGCATTGTCTGACGAAGAACTGGATCAGAGGATTAATTCGCACAAGCTGGAGTACAGCTTTATAGGTTATATAGGAAAAGCTATTGAACCTGCCGTGCGTCCTTTGGGTTATGACTGGAAAATAGGAATAGCCATTGTCAGCAGTTTTGCGGCAAGAGAGGTTTTTGTGGGAACTCTCGCGACGATTTACAGCGTTCAGGGCGGTGAGGAAGATGAAGCCACGATCAAAGAACGCATGGCGGCAGAGCAAAACCCTATTTTGGGCGGTCCCGTATTCAATTTTGCCAGCGGTATTTCCCTGTTGCTTTTTTATGCTTTTGCCATGCAATGTATGAGCACGCTAGCTATCGTTAAACGAGAAACTAACGGCTGGAAATGGCCCGCGGTGCAGTTCGTCGGTATGACAATTATTGCCTACGTTGCGGCCCTGGGAGCTTATCAAATACTCGATTGA
- the murI gene encoding glutamate racemase, protein MDKRPIGFFDSGVGGTSVWQEVVQLLPHEDTIYLADSKHAPYGRKSKERIIELSVKNTEFLLERNCKLIVVPCNTATTNAIKYLRENYDVPFIGIEPAIKPAALNSDTKKVGILATKGTLSSELFNKTQREFAMDVNTIEIVGTGIVELIEAGRKDSPEMRDLLIGITEPFMISGIDYLVLGCSHYPYIKHILAELLPARVRIIDSGVAVARQTMNVLKKHHLLNLSDEKGSHLLYSNLDTQTLESLTSAIENKTVSYLNF, encoded by the coding sequence GTGGATAAGCGACCTATAGGATTTTTTGATTCAGGAGTAGGAGGAACGAGCGTGTGGCAGGAAGTTGTGCAGCTGCTCCCGCATGAAGATACCATTTATCTTGCTGACAGTAAGCATGCTCCCTATGGACGCAAATCCAAAGAACGCATCATCGAGCTTTCTGTCAAAAACACCGAGTTTTTACTGGAACGGAATTGCAAGCTTATCGTGGTGCCTTGCAATACGGCAACGACTAATGCCATCAAATATCTGCGCGAGAATTATGATGTTCCATTCATAGGAATTGAACCGGCCATCAAGCCCGCTGCGCTAAATAGTGATACTAAAAAAGTGGGGATTCTCGCTACAAAAGGTACGCTGAGCAGCGAACTTTTCAACAAAACCCAACGCGAGTTTGCGATGGATGTGAATACCATCGAGATCGTGGGAACCGGGATCGTAGAGTTGATCGAGGCTGGTAGAAAGGACAGTCCAGAGATGCGCGATTTACTGATTGGAATTACAGAACCCTTTATGATTTCTGGAATAGATTATTTGGTCTTGGGCTGTAGTCACTATCCCTACATCAAACATATTCTCGCTGAACTGCTCCCAGCGCGAGTGCGCATCATCGATTCTGGTGTTGCCGTAGCTCGTCAAACGATGAACGTGCTTAAGAAACATCATCTTTTAAACCTGTCTGATGAGAAAGGCAGCCATTTGCTATATTCAAATTTAGACACTCAGACGCTTGAATCTTTGACAAGTGCGATTGAGAATAAAACGGTGTCCTATCTCAATTTTTGA
- a CDS encoding FeoA family protein, translated as MSITISQLKRGQSATIKDFDVDNVPLKLLEMGCLPGNTVRMMQSAPFQDPIYLNINDTHLAIRRETAQKIIVDLHG; from the coding sequence GTGTCAATTACTATTTCACAGCTCAAGCGAGGTCAGAGTGCTACTATCAAGGATTTTGATGTGGATAATGTGCCTTTAAAACTTCTAGAAATGGGTTGTTTACCGGGCAATACCGTGCGTATGATGCAGAGCGCTCCCTTCCAGGATCCTATATATCTCAACATTAACGATACCCACTTGGCCATACGTCGAGAGACTGCACAAAAAATCATCGTAGACCTACATGGTTGA